A single Phoenix dactylifera cultivar Barhee BC4 chromosome 1, palm_55x_up_171113_PBpolish2nd_filt_p, whole genome shotgun sequence DNA region contains:
- the LOC103712849 gene encoding DNA-directed RNA polymerases I and III subunit rpac1, which translates to MPRVSALDMPDVPMGQLPEHLQLQRTRVVCKADAPIHTEAIQYSGAYASMGVDNSLRLESFCKNFKIEVIRLTEDEMEFDMIGIDASLANAFRRILIAEVPTMAIEKVLMVNNTSVIADEVLAHRLGLIPLNADPRLFEYLLENDSPNERNTIVYKLDVSCRKGGPRMTVKSDQLKWLPNGSELEMEPPNQSAKPKSYTSFSCSQDSMPEFSKKPLGMKHEDIIIAKLGPGQAIELEAHAVKGIGKVHAKWSPVSTAWYRMLPEVVLLKDIKGDDAEKLVKKCPVNVFDIEDLGNGEKKATVSKPRACTLCRECIRGVNEELVELRRVKDHFIFTIESAGALPPEVLFTEAVKILEDKCDRVISELS; encoded by the exons ATGCCGAGAGTCTCGGCGCTGGATATGCCGGACGTGCCCATGGGTCAGCTTCCGGAGCACCTCCAGCTCCAGCGGACCCGCGTCGTCTGCAAGGCCGACGCTCCCATCCAT ACAGAGGCTATTCAATACTCTGGGGCTTATGCATCAATGGGGGTTGACAATAGTTTGCGGCTGGAAAGTTtctgcaaaaattttaaaattgaaGTTATCCGGCTTACCGAGGATGAGATGGAATTTGATATGATCGGTATTGATGCTTCATTGGCCAATGCATTCAGAAGAATTCTTATAGCTGAG GTTCCTACAATGGCTATTGAGAAGGTTCTAATGGTTAACAATACATCAGTTATAGCAGATGAGGTGCTAGCTCATAGGCTGGGCCTTATTCCTCTCAATGCTGACCCAAGGCtatttgagtatctcttag aAAATGACTCTCCCAATGAGCGCAATACAATAGTCTATAAGCTGGATGTGTCATGTAGAAAAGGTGGTCCACGTATGACAG TGAAGTCAGATCAATTGAAATGGTTACCAAATGGAAGTGAGCTTGAAATGGAACCCCCTAACCAATCTGCAAAACCAAAAAGTTATACTTCATTCAGTTGTAGTCAAGATTCCATGCCAGAATTTTCCAAGAAACCACTGGGCATGAAGCATGAAGATATTATTATTGCTAAACTTGGGCCAGGACAG GCAATTGAGCTTGAAGCACATGCTGTGAAAGGCATTGGCAAAGTTCATGCAAAGTGGTCTCCTGTTTCTACAGCATGGTACAGGATGCTTCCAGAG GTTGTACTATTAAAAGATATAAAGGGTGATGATGCAGAAAAGCTTGTAAAGAAGTGTCCAGTTAACGTCTTTGATATTGAGGACCTTGGAAATG GCGAGAAGAAAGCAACGGTATCCAAGCCCCGAGCCTGCACACTTTGTAGGGAATGCATTCGTGGGGTGAATGAGGAACTTGTGGAACTAAGGCGTGTTAAAGATCACTTCATCT TTACTATTGAATCAGCTGGTGCTTTACCTCCAGAAGTTTTGTTTACTGAAGCTGTGAAAATCTTGGAAGATAAGTGCGACCGAGTGATATCTGAGCTTTCTTGA